The window CAAAACGCAATGTTTATTAAAGCACCAAGAATTCCATGATTTAATGAACAAATCGGTATTTGGTTTCCAAAACGATTTGTTTATAAAGGAAAATATGAAAATTCTATTTGCATCGGAATAATAAAAGATAGTAAATATCAAATAATTTCAATTAATCAAAAAGAAAATGAAACCAAATTAATTAAGGGACAAGAATTATTAAGCTTCTTCATTGCTGAAAAAGAAAACAACAAAAAAGATATAAATTATAACTATTTTAAAGGAGTTTAAAGATGAATATTGCGATTGGATTAATATTTATTATTATCAGCATCATGCTATTGGCATATTTTGCTTATAAAATTTATGCCAAAATAAAAATGCGAATTAAATATAAAAATGCCATTAAAAATAATACTGATAATTTCACGAAAGACGAAAAAGTATTTATTGCTCGCTTTGAGGAATGAGTTAAAGCTCCTAATTCAAAAGAAAATAACGCGGATAAAAAATAATGTTTTGAAAAATTATCATGGAATTCTTAGAACTGTTTATTCCGATAGAAAAAATGCCTGCACAAGTTGCGTTTATTGCCGGATTAATTATTATTATTCCTTTTCTTTCATTTTTCTTAAAAATTTGCTAAATTTAAAAGAATTTAATTGAGAACAAATTAAACAAACTTTCTGAGATTTATTTATTCAAATTACAACTATTCCGGCTCATATTAGTGGTGGCAAAGAAATTGATTTAACTCAAGAAACACTTTGACTTTTAATAGCAAACATTGCTTTTTGATTCTTAACAGCAATTATGGTGTGATTTATTCTAATGCTCCTTTGAAAAACCATATCAGTATTTAGATAGGGAAAAAATTAATGTCAAGAAGTTACATTGTGATGCATTCCCAAAGAAATTCAAAATTAATTAAGAAAAAATACAATCGCGTTAAGGTTAATCGTGGTTTTAACAAATTTAAGAAAAACTTTGAATATAAATGATGAATGTTTTAAAAAGAAAGGGGGTGATTATATGATTGGAACTTTCTTGGCCGATGCACCAGCAACAGTAGAAAAAATAACAGCTAGTGACGCGATGACTAAATTATGAAATGCAATTATAACGGCGTTTACTAAAATGTGAGAAATTATTGCTGTTAATATGCCACAAGTCGGTAACTTCTTTGCTGACTACTGAATCTTCATTTTTCCATTTATTTTGGCAATATTCTTTATTTGCTTTAAAATGTTTGAAAAATTACTTGGAGCGGTACGCTAACAAAAAAATGAAGTGAGGTGCAAGATGAAATTTTGCAAATGAATAATAGAAAAAAATAACCATTTTATTGAATTGAATCGCACCTCATTTTTAATTTTATGACATTGGGGATCAATTTGATATATTTACAACGGTTATTTTAAAAACATTGTAAGCTATTTATTTTTAGCAGGTTGTATTTTAATTTTTCTTTTTAAAATCGGTAATTTAACACAAATTAACAAAGTTATTAATTTCTTAAAAAATTCACCATTAAATATTGTGATTGGTTCATTAGGAACTGGAAAAACTGCTTTTCTAGTGTACGCATCAAAATTACTAAAAAAGAAAAAATATCATATAGCATCAACATTTCCATTACTAGAAACTCAAAAATTAAGTTTAGGACATATGGGATTATTAGATTTTGATTATCCGGTATTACCAGACAAAACCTTACTTTTATGAGATGAAACCAATTTATTTCTTGAAGGTACTGATTGAGAAAAAAATAATACCCAAAAACGAGGAAACCGGTATCCAAGAATATTTTGCTCTGGCACGCCATTTTGGTCATATTATTCTGGCTAGCGGTCAAAGAGATAAACATATTTGAGTTAAAGTTCGTGATATTGCCAATAATGTGATTGTAGGCATTCGCAAAAAACCAGTTAATATTTTTCGCTCCTACTTAAAAGTCATTTATGGTACCTTTACGAGCATTGAAGAATATGAACGCTGAAGAAACACCTTAATTGATGCTAAAAATAATAAAAAAGGTCGTCGCATTAAATACCGTGATATTCCTGAACTTGATATTTATTTTTTTAAACTAAAAATTCCTTTACCAATACTTAACACTTACAATTCTTTTTACCTAGCATTTTTAAGAGATTACTTAAATTCAAAAGTAAATCCTGATTATGAAGATAAATACTATAACTGATACGGCAATTGATTTAGAAGATTTAGAATACTTAAAAATGGATAAATTTAGCAAATTTTTAAGAAAAATGAAAGAAAAGGAATAATATAAAAAATGGAAAATCTCGCAAAAATGGCTGACTTTCTTGCCCAAATGCTTTATAAAGTTTTTGATTTAATTTGAAGTCTTGAAGTACCGGGAACGAATATTCAACTAATATTTCCTTTATTCTTAACGCTGGCCGTAGAATTTCTTATGGCAATTATTCTTGGATTTGGTAGTCAACAAGTTAATTTGGAAAAACAACGCCAATATGCGGTTAAAAATAAAGGTCGTTTAAGTGCGTGAGGAAAAACTAAAAAACAAATAAAACCAATAAAAACAAAACAAGGTAACTAACAATGTTTAAACTAATTATTATTTTTATCTTAATAACTGTTCTTGGACTATTGGCTGGTAGTCATTTTGAAACTTTAACAAACTATATTAGCGAAGGGCTTGCCAATTTTCAAAAGTTTATTACTAGCAATTTAACAATTTTAGAATTATTTAAACCAATGGCACGAACATTTTCACAACACCCAATTTTTACCATTCTTGGTGTAACTTGTGTACTGATTGCTTTATTTATTGTGATTAAAGGACGATAAAAAATATGAAAGGAGAATTAAAATGAAAAAACTTTTAGGAAAATTATTTAAAAAAGATAATTCAAAAGAAAAAATGCCATTAAAATTAAGAATTAAAAATTCTTTTAAAAAGCAGTGGTTAAAAATAGTATCAAGTATCATTTTCATTTTTATAAGCTTATTACTTTGTGCATTAACAGCAATCGATACTAAATGAATAACTGGAACAAGTAACGAATTTAATGATTTTATAAATAAACAGATGGTTGATTTCTTTGGCAAGTTCAATAGCGGTATTATGCTGGCAGAAATATTTGTTTTTTGATGAGGCGGAGCAATATATTTTGCAATTAAATTTGAAAAATTAATCCGCTTTATTATTCAAAAAATTAAAGCAAAAAGAGCCTTAAAAAATGAAATCACACAAGCTCATTAATTCTTTAAAAAAATATTGATGAATAATACTTAATTACATTATATTCATATCTTTAAGTATAGTTTTATTGTTACATACAGATATTGAAAATTTGCAACAATTTATTAAAAATTTTGGAGCAATTGGTAAGTTAATGATTATAGGTTATTCATTAGTATGAGTAACCATAACAGAAATAGTAAACTGCTTAATTCGTTTTATATTAAAAAAGATTAAAACTAAAAGAACAACGAAAAATAAAATAGACTTCTTGCAAAATTAATTTAAAATATAATTGAATTGTTGTTTTTAATAAAAAGGTGGAATTTAAATGAAATTTAAAAAAAATAATCAAATAAGTGATAAAAATTTTTTAAGATTAACTGGTATTAAACATACTACTTTTAATAAAATGCTAGAAATTTTAAAAATAGAAGAATTAAAAAAGAGATTTCGTCGCGGAAGAACCAATAAATTATCATTAGAAAATCGTATTTTAATGACTTTAGAATATTGAAGAGAATATAGAACTTATTTTCATATTGCAAAAAGTTATGATATTAGTGAAAGTAGTTGTTATAGAAATATCAAATGAATTGAAGACACTTTAATAAAACACCCTAATTTTCAACAACTTACTGGTCAAAAATCACTATTAAAAGATTATTTCAAAGATAAGACTGTTATAATTGATGTAACTGAAAGCCAAATCCAACGCCCAAAAAAAGACAAAAACAGCACTACTCAGGAAAAAAGAAAAAACACACAATAAAAACACAAGTTATAATTGAAAAAGATAGTAAAAAAATTATTAGTTCTGATTTTTCTTATGGTAAAAACCATGACTTTAAAATTTTAAAAGATTCAAAAATTAAATTTTTACCAGAAACAACTGTTTTAGTGGATTTAGGTTATCAAGGCATACAAAAAATTAATCATAATGTTTTAATTCCTAAAAGAAAATCAAAGAAAAACCCTTTAAATAAAGAAGAAAAGCAAAATAATGAGCGAATTTCAAAAATGAGAATTGTTATTGAAAATGTTTTTGCTATACTTAAAAAATTTAAAATTATTAGTGAAAAATATCGAAATCGTAGAAAAAGATTTGCTTTAAGATTTAATTTAATAGCTTCAATTTATAATTTACAACTATTAGTTTAAATATATTTGATAATTTAAAATTTCAGTCTTTTTTTATTGTAAATAATAATTTTTATTATGTTTTAATGACAAAATATTTGTAAAAATAATCTAAAAATTATTTTAATAACACTTTTATATTTATTTTAAATTTAAAAATTATAATTATCATATTAATTTTGCAAGAAGTCTAATATTTTAAAAAGGAGTGATAAAAATGTTTATGAAAATATTTACCGTGTTAATTATTAGTTTCAATAACATTTTTACCATTCCCTCAAACATTAACAACGAGAAAACAACAGTGCAACTAGTTAGAAATAAAAGAGAAAATGATAAAATTTATAATTTTGAAATTAAAAATTTAGAAAAAGTATATTTTCATCTTTTAAGAGATAAAAATAGAGTTGGAGAAATTAACATGTATCAAAAAGACAATATCAATCTAAATAAAAAATTACCAGAATTAAAAAATTTAAACAAACTTATTTTTCTATTTACAAAAGAATTTTACAATAATCAAGATAAACAAGGTCGCGTTTAGTTTTCTTAGGTATTTTTAAAAAAAGAAAAAATAATTATTTGCTATAAATTATTTCAATATGCAAATTAAGTATATATTTCTTATGTATGATTTTTGTT is drawn from Spiroplasma endosymbiont of Clivina fossor and contains these coding sequences:
- a CDS encoding transposase family protein → MKFKKNNQISDKNFLRLTGIKHTTFNKMLEILKIEELKKRFRRGRTNKLSLENRILMTLEYWREYRTYFHIAKSYDISESSCYRNIKWIEDTLIKHPNFQQLTGQKSLLKDYFKDKTVIIDVTESQIQRPKKDKNSTTQEKRKNTQ
- a CDS encoding transposase family protein; this encodes MKTQVIIEKDSKKIISSDFSYGKNHDFKILKDSKIKFLPETTVLVDLGYQGIQKINHNVLIPKRKSKKNPLNKEEKQNNERISKMRIVIENVFAILKKFKIISEKYRNRRKRFALRFNLIASIYNLQLLV